Sequence from the Erythrolamprus reginae isolate rEryReg1 chromosome 2, rEryReg1.hap1, whole genome shotgun sequence genome:
tctgttaatgtgTTAAGATCTAATCTGGATGCttaacaactgactcacatttatgaaggttgcagtgtcccggagtcatgtgatcatTCTGAAAGGgatagtcaatggggaagcccaattcacttaacaactatgttactaatttaagaactgccttGATCCACTGAACAAACGTGGtgggaaaagtcataaaatgaagcaAGCTCACTTGACAAATTTCTTGatcaacaacataaattttgggctcaattgtagtcgtacgttgaggactacctgtactgcttgtttcaattcagtttttcTGTTTTAGGGCACCAATATTTCTCCGCTATCTTATGAAAAAACTGTTTTGTGGATTGGAAAGTTAAGCTCGCTCTTCCAGTTTTGCTTGCAAACCTTTTCCTTGGCGGTCAGCTTTCTGAACCGGTTGCTGGCATCCGTTAAGGTAAGGATCTCTGGATTCTCCTACTAGCTGTTTCTGTCGAAAGTGACAAGCGCAAAGGAGctctcatcattattattattattattattattattattattattattattacttagatttgtatgccgcccctctccgaagactcggggcggctcacaacatgtaaaaaacaaatcataagcaatcagacaaatttaaaatatttaaatatttaaaaaaccccatatgctaacagtcacacacacagacataccatgcataaattaaacgtgcccagggggagatgtttcagttcccctcaTGCGTATCATCTTAAAGCTTCAATCTGAGGCATATCTTTTCTGGTAAAAAGCTCACTGAGGCTTATTCCAAGCGTGGAAATAATCGCAGGCTTACAATGTAATCCTGTACGTACATATATCTGtcatggcgaatctatggcacgcatgccacaggtgggacgtgaagccatatttgagggcacgcaaggtcctatgtcagctccagtatgcatgtgtgtgctggccagctgatttttccatCTCCCAGagagcaggggaggccatttttccaTCTCCCAGagagcaggggaggccatttttccaTCTCCCAGagagcaggggaggccatttttccaTCTTCCAGagagcaggggaggccatttttccaTCTTCCAGagagcaggggaggccatttttccaTCTCCCAGagagcaggggaggccatttttccaTCTTCCAGagagcaggggaggccatttttccaTCTCCCAGagagcaggggaggccatttttccaTCTCCCAGagagcaggggaggccatttttccaTCTTCCAGagagcaggggaggccatttttccaTCTTCCAGagagcaggggaggccatttttccaTCTCCCAGagagcaggggaggccatttttccaTCTTCCAGagagcaggggaggccatttttccaTCTCCCAGagagcaggggaggccatttttccaTCTCCCAGagagcaggggaggccatttttccaTCTCCCAGagagcaggggaggccatttttccaTCTCCCAGagagcaggggaggccatttttccaTCTCCCAGagagcaggggaggccatttttccaTCTCCCAGagagcaggggaggccatttttccaTCTTCCAGagagcaggggaggccatttttccaTCTTCCAGagagcaggggaggccatttttccaTCTCCCAGagagcaggggaggccatttttccaTCTCCCAGAGAGCAGGGGAGACCATTTTTCCATCTTCCAGagagcaggggaggccatttttccaTCTTCCAGagagcaggggaggccatttttccaTCTTCCAGagagcaggggaggccatttttccaTCTTCCAGAGAGCAGGGGATGCCATTTTTCCATCTTCCAGagagcaggggaggccatttttggcctccccagtcttcaggaaagcctcctgaagcttgggaaaagtgaaaaatggcccaatggatttactgaaagttcagaaacaaacttccgatAGGCCCGTTGGAcccgttttttgccatccacaggctccagaggtttcagTGTACAggaagagcaagagggaggggtTGTGTGGGAGGAGGGTATTGTACTATGGGTGTGGGAATGCATATATGCTCTATCACAggcatgtgcacccttttggcaccggagcaaggaaaggttcaccatcattgatataTGTACTATATATATTTGTTAAGAGTTAATATCCCTGATTCTCTTCAGGAACCCAAACCAGCTTTCTGATGGGATCTGCTTTCATGTTTTACCCCTTCAAAAAGCAACCCTGTACGTATGGTTGGACAGAGAGCATGACTGGGTCAGAATCAACAAATGAGGTTCCATGGCTAAGATCAGACTTGAGCCTTGGATCTAGTTGGTCCTTTCCTATGATATTATGACCTGTGATTATTTCACTGTTGCAATTTGTAAAAAGCATGAAAAAGATGAAGTTACGATCTATAGGAAAATGCTGTtggcaaggggaaaaaatgttggATGAAAGGGAAATCTTTTCTGCATGGAATTGGGCTCCCCAGGAAGTTCACACGTTTTAGGTATTCCTTTCACTGGATTTATAGGTAGCAGCTGCATCAAGAAGTATGTTTGTACCGCTACAACTTTTTCTGAGCCAGCTGGGTTTATAAACAGTGATCCATAACCTTGGTTGCAATCCATCCCAAGTGTGCAACATGATTTATGCAGACTTACCCTTGAAAAAAGCCTGGGATTGCAACTGGCAGAAAAATGTGGTGGCCGAATTACAAGCAGGACAAGGGACAAGGAACATATGATGCTGGCTTAATATATCTGCTTTAACTACCAATTGCCCACCAGGCATAATGGAAGACCCTTTGAAGTGGTGAATGGTAGAGGGGCAGATTCCTTGACAGATGGTTCCTGAAGTCTGTCTGGATCCACAGATTAGCAGAAGCCCTTCTGAAAATTCCCACCATGTTAGATACGTGGTCATTGGGCATTAAATTTTATTTGCATCTTTACCCACTATCTTTTTTTATTGCTGTCGGCTGTGTTGAGTGATGGAAAAGACAGTATGGCATGACAtaattcaataataaataaaatacattctagGTGGTTTCTTACTATACAGGTATACAATAGGTATACAATGTGTGTGTTTTCAGCAACTTGCACACAACAGCcctttattctttctctctctgttttaggCACAGTTGAAACATCTCCGTTGCATCGCAATAGCTTGTCTACTTCTAGCAGCAAAAATCAacgaagaagatgaggtgagcaTCTTTTTAAATAAGTAAAGGTTCGGACTTTGTTGAGTAACACACCAGATATTATTAAATGGGCCTGATGGAACGGCTCATTCATCAgtcttctttgtctttgtccCAATACAATTTTTGGGTTGTGGGTTACATTCATGATTTTGGTGATGGGGGCTGGCTCCTGTCAGACTCTAGTTGGCTGAATGAGATGTTAGTTCCTAGTAAACACttacttgaaaaaaaaataaaaaatgtacacTGTTCAAATGCTCAGAGTTTTTAGAGTGTAGCTGTTCAGAGTcatagtggcgcagtggttagaatgcagtactgcagagtAACTCACTGTTCACTCCAGGACTTCAAGCCTGACCAGCTAAAGGTCAGGCTTGACTgaccatctttccgaggtgggtaaaatgaggacctagattgttgggggcaatatgctgactctgtaaactgcttagagagagctgtaaagcactatggagtggtatattGCTATTATACTGTACACTTATGTAGATTGTTTATAGAAATTGGTTTAGAGAAGGTCTATTTCTAAGCAAATAagtaatttttttccttccacttagtCATGTGCAATTTTGAGAGACTACCTGGAAAAGTCgattccaattattattattatttttggggaGGGGCATGTTTTTACCAGAATGATTGGCCACTGCCCTCCTTCCCAGGACGGAGAGAAAGTGATTGGCTCAAGCCCATCCAGCTGGATTTGTGCCTAAGGCAAAACTAAAACTCACGGTTTTGTGCCTTActcattacaccaaactggctctcatgtTTGTTGGTGTTGGTACAGATTGTATCTATTATGTTGAGTAGGTCTATTTCTAAGCAAATAAGATAATTAGATAACAGGCTGGAAAACAACACTATGAATTATGAGCCAAAGCTTCAAAtagatttcatagaaacatagaagtctgacggcagaaaaagacctcatggtccatctagtctgcccttatactattttctgtattttatcttaggatggatctatgtttatcccaggcatgtttaaattcagttactgtggatttatctaccacatctgctggaagtttgttccaaggatctactactctttcagtaaaataatattttctcatgttgcttttgatctttccctcaactaacttcagattgtgtccccttgttcttgtgttcactttcctattaaaaacacttccctcctggaccttatttaaccccttaacatatttaaatgtttcgatcatgtccccccttttccttctgtcctccagactatacagattgagttcattaagtcttttctgatacgttttatgcttaagactgaacacggtattccaaatgtggtctcaccagcactctatcatAAtctcccctcttcctgcttgttttacctctagctatgcagccaagcatcctacttgctttccctaccgcctgactgcactgttcacccattttgagactgtcagaaattactacctctaaatccttttcttctgaagtttttgataacacagaactgccaatacaatactcagattgaggattccttttccccaagtgcattattttacatttggaaacattaaaatgcagtttccattgctttgaccatttatctagtaaagctaaatcatttaccatattacagatttCAATTATATGATTGAGGCTCATTTTTACATTTCACAATATAGGTGATTTTAGTGGATTTAATCACATACATCAAGAACTGGTATCGAtgaattaatttttattaaaatgtgTGACAACATTGTCTTGTAAATACACAGTTGAGCATCCTGGAtgttttgatttcacagaagaatCGCTTTAGATGTTATTCATTTTATTACATGGACAGTTCAGAAAGCAACTCTTCATCTTTCAGAGAATTGTACATACATCACCAATTACACAATACTTCATAAGAACTGAGTTTCTTTTATTATGTTTCCATTTGTTTTTGAACAGATAATACCATCAGTAAAGAAGCTGGCAGAGCAGAGTGATTGCAAGTGTTCTCCAGCTGAGATTTTGAGAATGGAAAGAATCATACTTGATAAACTTCACTGGGATCTTTACACAGCAACATCAATGGATTTCTTAAACATAGTAAGCATTAAACCTTTTGATGGTTAAAAGACTAagctgactttttaaaaacattagtaAACTTACATTCCTTTCTAATTAGCCTTAAAAGTTAAACATTCACAGTTACCTGCAAGTATTTCAAAGTGTGTTTTATTTAACCATAAAAATACAGAATTTCCATTTTGAACATTCTACTTATTCCAAACACTTAAGCTGATTTACTAATGTAAATTCCCATTTTGAAAGAATAATTGAAATGGATGTTTAAAAGAGATACTCATACTGTCCACTAGAGgtcttttttccctttgtttttcttttgcacaCTGCAAAAATATGTTTAACTATCTGAATTTTAATACTGTACGTAAAAAACTTTCAAAATTTTTGCTACATTTCACAAATAGGTCATCCCAGATCAGCCTCTATTTTTTCACCCTGCATAAATACACTTGACCCTCATTTTAGTTAAAATAGATCATTCTGATCTGGCACTTAAGTCATATATCTTGCTAAACATTTATAGAAAGAAAATTTCCTTTTAAGAAATTACTATGTGCTATAGTAAGGCAAAAAAATCAAGTGATACAACAGTGTCTTAATGCTCTTCCTTTACCATGAACAAGCAGGGCTTTCCCATCCCTTCCTGGAGAATTTTGGATAAACATCCTGTTTTAACCAACCAGGATGTTAACTTTATATTCCTGTACACGTGATTTTTATCActctcatttatttctttgtGCTGGCTTGAATATCACAATTTTCTTATTTATACAAATAAAGGAGAATTTGGGCTTTCTGAATTTCCAATTGCGACAATGCAATGAATTCAGACTTAGTTACATTCAGTGTAAGATTAAACATCTCAATATTTGGCAAATACGACACAAATTATAGCAATGGAACATAATAATCCCagtttaaacatctggctgactgtgcgacCAACCATTATAACAGATTTTAGAGGTTCCTGCCATTAATAAGAATTAGTTTGCACTTCTGGTCAATGACATAGGAAAACATACAaagttcatatatatatatatatgaacatatatatatatatgtgtgtgtgttcatataatATACTGATTGTTTCTCTTCTCTCCAGTTCCATGCCATGGTGATGTCCAAGTGGCCCCAATTGCTAACTAGGCTACCTCAAAGAAATCCTTCCCGCCATGCTGTGTTCTTGACCAAACAGCTACAGCACTGTATGGCCTGCCACCAAGTGTTGCAGTTTAAGGGTTCCACATTGGCCTTGGTGATCATCACCTTAGAGTTGGAAAAGCTGACTCCTGATTGGTTTCCTGTAATTACCGATCTGCTAAAAAAAGCACAGGTAGGAATCAGGTTGGTCCCTGCAACTTAAATTGGAGACCAACACCACGTTTCAAAAAGCAAACAAGCGAACTGACACATTGTTTGAAAACATTGCACGTTTTAAACCATGTATTTTTCAGGAGTGCTCACAAGTAGTTTGTTAGTGTGCTGTTTCTGTCCAATGCAAAAAAAATCAGGTTAGTTTAATGGGATTTAAGGTTCTGGTGAATTAAAATCATTAGTGGGTTACATAGAACCATGGGATCATGTTAGCTTAGTTCATATTTTCAGGTACTCCAGATGTTCTTACCTCAACCAGAACATTGCCTCTTCTCTGGCAGCTGAGAATATGTTGGCACCATTGTCTTTAGTTTTATAACCCATTCACTTTTCTCACAGCCAAGTGATAGGTGGCTTAGTGAACCCAGgagttggatttttaaaatttctttattaCATCAATTTGTGTAGATACCCATCTTGAAGTTGTGATTCTGGACAACAAACGCAGGATTCAAACCATAAAACCAAAGCAAAGCAACAAGTAATAACAATAATGGGGTCCAAGGTCTTAGGAAATTTAAGGATGGCCAGTTTGGAAATTAGCCAATGACATAATTCATAGCATTAACTATGAAAATCACTGCtatgaagtggtacctatttatctacttgcatttgcatgctttcgcaCTGGTAGACGGGCAAGGGCTGGACTAGGAATGGGAACTCACCTTGTTGGGTGGCACTCAACTCAAACCTGGGCTGTCAGCTtgccagctgacaagctcagtgtctttaactGCTAAGCCTTTGTACCTCCCTTGCTtaataccaaggtaccactgaATAGTGGGAAAAAATGATAATGTATCTCttataactcccagaatttcattGATGCATTAAAGTTCTCACGAAACAGAGAACCTATGATTCTCCCATTGTTGTGCAGCTACATTTCCATGGCTAAGGATAATGGATAAGGCTTTGCTTGATCCTGGCTTTGCTTTCTTGTCTGTCTTGTTCTATCACAGTGCATTTGCACAAtaacttggggaaaaaaagattggcGCAGCATTTCTTGCCACATTAGGCAAAGATAAGAGCCAGTGGCTAAAAAATAAACCACACTGGCTGCATAATACTTCTGTTGGTTCAGAACTCATTTCACATCATTTATCTTGAGGGAGCAGCAGTTTTAAAACAGAGCACTCACCCTAATTGCAGTTTATAATACATTcacaacattaaaaaaattataacatgAAAAGACATCAAAGTTTCATGTTAAGTGTGAACTCGGCCAATTTTCCGTTCGTTGGCCAAGGATACACTTGATGGGTTTTATAGAGCAAACTTGCTGGAATTGTTGGAATTAAACGGAGAgactttaaaatataaattattgagAACAGCTAAAAATTAAGGAAATGAGAAGAAAATGGTTTTATCacattgtatttgtattattgtgGCAGGTCGATAGTACCAAATTCATCCACTGCAAAGAACTTGTGGATCAGCAGATCTTGGGCTTCCAGCTACCCAATGCTGTCTACATTTTCAACCCTGCAAATCAAAACATCCAAACTCACCTGGCTGAAGGATTGCCCTATTATTTCACGGAGAAGAAAGAAATGCAATTTAACACCCAAAACTCACTCCTCAGAGGCGAGGCTTATGCGGATGACCTGCAGAGTGATGAATTCTATGATGGATTCAAGTACTTGTACAACGAAGATAGGACCTCTGAAGCTGCACTGAACAGCGAGATGGGAAATGATGATGTTCAGGGACCAGAGGAAACTATCCATGCTTGCCCACCATTGCAACCTGTCCCTCATATTGATTAGAGGTTcaaaaatagagcaaaaaaggGACCAAATACTAGACAAAGGCtatttcaaatactgtatttcattagTGAGGACTATGTATTAATCCAAAGTGTTGCCTACATTATAGCTTTcaactttctatttttttaaaaaatatttggccAAACTTGTTTTGATTAGATcaaaatataatctaaaaaagACATATTTGGATTATGAGCAAGGCAAAACTTCAGATGTCCCACGCTTAAAAATATGGGGAGAGGAATAGGAATTTGCTTAGGGTAGCTTCTTAGGGCAGCTTAAGATGTTTgttaatacagatagtcctcgacttatgactacgatttagcccaacatttctgttgttaagtgagacatgcatttggtgagttttgctccattttatgacctttcttgctcctgttaaatgaatcactgcagttgatcagTTAGTAGATctgattgttaagcgaatctggcttccctattgactttgcttgtcagaaggttccaAAAGGACATGGCAATCatcgtaaatatgaaccagttggcaagcatctgaattttgatcacacgatcatgGGGGTGCTGCAAAGATTATAACTGTGAAAAATCATTATAAatcactttgaacggtcactaaatgaactgttgtaagtcaaggactacctgtactcagaAACTAGGACCAGGGGAGAactgatagcaatgttccagtatttgagaggctgccagagagaggggggggggggtcaagctattttccaaggcacccgaaggccagactaggaataatggatggaaactgacgaaggagaaattcaacctagaaataaggagaaattttctaacagtgagaacaatcaaccaatggaacagcttgcctttagaagttgtgggagcttcctcactggaggctttcaagaagagactggatctgtcagaaatggtgaagggtctcctgcttggccttgggggttggactagattgcctacaaggtcccttccaactctgttaacctgTTAAAAACTAGCTTGGTTCTCCTATCATTTGTTGAATTGCAGCATCGGAGCTTTCTTGCCATTTGTTGAATCACCACTGGGCCCATCACTTAGCCCAAGTGAGCTCAACTGCTAGTGAAATTATGGTACAGAAAAGAGGAGGCTTAGTGAGCAGTATAACTTTTCTGGTTGGTGACTGATGTTGTGAACTGAGGTAGCACTGTAATAAATGGTCAGCCCGCTTCAGAGCAGGATACAAAGGTTTTCAGTTGATGGGTGAAACAAgtgaacaatttatttttatttttacactgCCAAATGCCACAGCCATGACTTTCTACCCCTATATAtcgtattttttcagagtataagaccttcccctccccaaaagaggctggaaatttgggtgcatcttatactccgaacggagcttttttgaagcttttttttccagccctaacaaggcttCCCAACTtgtaggctttttcattgctactcgctccaaataagtttttttaaagccctaaccaggggatcaaataatgtgctgaagctatgACTGATGACGCTAGCCAGttgaatacctgataggcagatcttttccccctattttcctccccaaaacctaaggtgcatcttatactggtgcgtcttatacgctgAAGAATATGGTAAATAGCAAAATTCATTTCATAGAAAGTTTTCCCTTGCAAAAAGATAGGTCTTGAACAATGGCCCCACAAAAATGGGGAAATCCTTTCCCTTCCCACCTGCATTGTTGTGTAATCAGAGATGAATATACCTGAATTTCTCAGAAGGACAGGAAATGAAGCAGGATTCCTATTGATCCAGGGCTAATTTTTTGCCCTTTGGATGATTCATTGCCATCCCATAACAAAATGGCTAGAGTTATTACAAGGCCTACAGATAAGGTCTGTCTTTGCAGAATTCTTAATTATTCAGCAGAAACTTGATCTTGATTAATTTATTCCAACTCTATTTTTGTAGGAGTTGTACACATCCATGCATATCAATAAAATAGTCCAGAGAGgctaatatttttttgggggggataatACTGGCTTCCCAGCATCTTATACATTCCCAGTTGAGATACAAATAAGAATGGCTgcatgattttttcccccaagtaTATTCCGATGCCCAAATAGGATGTCCTAAAGGATGAAAAGTGGTTTCAGGGAACAACAAAATGGTTTGGTTGGATGAGCACAGGTAAATATAGCTTGTTTGCACTTCATctgatgtaccatattttttggactatgaaACACAcagatgtataagatgcaccaaggttTCAAAGAGATAAGaagaaaaagtttttgtcctccccagccttCCAAACCCtgtgtgtgccccattttttgtaaaaataggcctgtttttcacccatttttggaaAAAATGAGATGTGAGGGCAGGGCTcctgaaggccaaaaatggctgtatttggtgtataagatgcaccaacctttccactctcttttagggaggaaaggatgtgtcttatactctgaataatacGGTACATTTTTTTGCCTTTTACTTTTGCCCCTATATTTCTCTGAACATTATGAAATCATGTTACCAGTTTGTATTCCATTTCCATGGAGACATTAATTGTCTCTAAaccacatccattttacattcTGTGGACTGAATCTTGGAACAGAAAACAGCCAACTGGAAAGTGTTGTCTTTGGTTTTTAGCTTGACTGTGCAGGCTTCAAAAATAATTTGAAGATAATTGGAATAATTTGAATGCGTGCACAATCACAATATATCTCTGCTATTCATTAATAAAAGCTCTTTTTTTCCAAGATTGCTGCATGAGACTGGAaaaagtttttgtttttaaaagctcAGTATGTTAACAAGTGAGCCTTTTAATGCAGGACCATGGTATTTTCAACCTTGTGCATCATACTTGATGTGGCTGCTTTAATGAATACAAGAGAAATCCCATGTTTGTATAGATTCCAAAATATTCCTAAACAGTTCTAGGTTCTTGGGCAAGTTTCTTTCTATAAGCTTTATCCATTTGCTTTCTCAGACATTCTGTGTCTTCTCACTTTCATGATTATCTCAAATTCCAGTGGGGATTTCGGTACTAGGGACTAGTAGAGCAAAATGGTGCAAAATGAGCAAGATGTTTATCATAATTGATACATCCTAACATTTAGCTTCTCCCAATGCAGATAGTTTTAATGTATCAATTTTGAAAAGTTATTTAGGCTGGCTTGTCTCTAGAGGCTCAAACCTTTAGCTAAATGGATTTCACTTTCAAGTTACCATAGAAATAAATGGCAAATTCAAAATC
This genomic interval carries:
- the CCNI2 gene encoding cyclin-I2 isoform X1, with the protein product MKCVGFSESQNLALVLEYALAREAMIWKAPVFQNFTLKGTNISPLSYEKTVLWIGKLSSLFQFCLQTFSLAVSFLNRLLASVKAQLKHLRCIAIACLLLAAKINEEDEIIPSVKKLAEQSDCKCSPAEILRMERIILDKLHWDLYTATSMDFLNIFHAMVMSKWPQLLTRLPQRNPSRHAVFLTKQLQHCMACHQVLQFKGSTLALVIITLELEKLTPDWFPVITDLLKKAQVDSTKFIHCKELVDQQILGFQLPNAVYIFNPANQNIQTHLAEGLPYYFTEKKEMQFNTQNSLLRGEAYADDLQSDEFYDGFKYLYNEDRTSEAALNSEMGNDDVQGPEETIHACPPLQPVPHID
- the CCNI2 gene encoding cyclin-I2 isoform X2, with amino-acid sequence MKCVGFSESQNLALVLEYALAREAMIWKAPVFQNFTLKGTNISPLSYEKTVLWIGKLSSLFQFCLQTFSLAVSFLNRLLASVKAQLKHLRCIAIACLLLAAKINEEDEIIPSVKKLAEQSDCKCSPAEILRMERIILDKLHWDLYTATSMDFLNIVDSTKFIHCKELVDQQILGFQLPNAVYIFNPANQNIQTHLAEGLPYYFTEKKEMQFNTQNSLLRGEAYADDLQSDEFYDGFKYLYNEDRTSEAALNSEMGNDDVQGPEETIHACPPLQPVPHID